GCGCAGACCCACGTCTACCACGATGCCGCCTTTAACGACATCATTTACAACGACTTCAAATACTTCTTTGCTTTCGAACAGTTGCTCCAACTTTTCCCAAGCATTTTCACTGTCGATTGCACGTTTGGACAGAACAAGTTTTTCCTTGCCATCGTCAATGCTGATAATTCTAGCTTCAACCTCTTGGCCTACTTGTACTGCTTCTTCTGCGTTATCCAGACCAGAAGACAACTCGCGAATTGGAATAATTCCATCGTATTTATATCCAATGCTTACTACCGCTTGGTTATCTTCCAATTTCACGATTGTACCCTTAACGGTGTCACCTTTTTTCAGGGAGACGATTTGATCGAGCTCGTCTTGATTTGCCGCTTCAGCAGCTTCTTGATTTTTAATTTCTTCCGACATGTCAATACCCTCCTCAATTCAAAAAAAACCATTTATTTAAACCTGCGCATGGCAGAGTTCAAAACATAAATAAACTTTTGTTCTAGTTTTCCGAGCTTAGACACAATTCATACAAGCCTTTCAGTTATTCGTAGGCTTACCCGTTTCCTTCATCGTGCGAATACGAGACATAATTGCTTCTGTTGCCAGTTCAAGTGGATCTCCTTCGATATCGGCACCCTTTTGGTAAGCTTCCAAATTGACAGGTTTACCGTATAACACTTTCGTTTTACGGAAAAGCTTGTAATCACCAATAATGGCGACCGGAACGGCAGCCGCTCCACTGCGTAGCGCAAAGCTTGCAGCACCCTTTTTACCGATTCCCCCAGCTCCTCTGGAACCTTCGGGAAAGATTCCCATAACCTTACCATCACGCAAAATGTTCAATGCCAACTTAATGGATTCCTTACTTACACCGCCACGTTTGACTGGAAAAGCTCCCAGTTTCCCAATTAGTGGACCCAGTACAGGAACATTAAACAGCTCGGCTTTTGCCATAAAGTGAACCTTTCTTTTCAGCAAAATACCAACTGTAGGAGGGTCAAGATTACTAATATGATTAGAACACAACAGCACTCCACCCTCAGCAGGAACATTTTCCCTGCCTACCGCCTCAAGTCTAAACAGAACGCGGTAAATGAGACGCAAAATACTGGCGCATACAGTATATATCATTGGCTGATCTCTCCATCCTTCTCCGTTAAGCAATAAGATACGATCATATCAACGACATCCTGAATGCCCATTTGGGTCGTATCGAGCACGATGGCGTCCTCACTGCAACGAAGCGGAGATACCTCCCTCTCCTCGTCAAGCTTGTCACGTGCCGCAATGTCACGTTCCAGTTGCTCCAGAGTGATATCATCAGTTTCGCTCAGTTCTTTAAAACGGCGGGAGGCACGTTCCTGAACACTTGCGGTCATGAACACCTTGACTTCCGCATCGGGAAGTACAGTTGTTCCAATATCGCGACCATCCATAACGACACCCTTGCGTGCAGCCATCTCACGCTGGTTTTCAGTCAAACGTGTCCGTAAACCAGCAATACTTGAATACTGTGACACGTTGCTAGTCACTTCCATCGAACGGATCACAGTGGTTACATCTTCCCCGTTACAATAAACCTTTTGGCCTGTGGGGTCCGGTACTAATTCAATCACCAGCTCAGGTACATGTTGAAGCACTTTTTGTACATTTTCTGCAGGAATTTCCTTACGCATCATGTACCACGTTGCTGCTCGGTACATGGCTCCAGTATCTACATATACATAAGAAAGTGTTTTCGCCACCAAGCGGGCCACTGTACTTTTCCCTGCACCAGCAGGTCCATCAATGGCTACATTTATTTTGTTAATTGAAGATACATGTTGCCTTGCCAACAGGGAATTCCTCCTAACCTAACCTCAAGAAAAAAGCAGGCATTGCCTGCGACGTGAAAATTATACCACACATTTATAGGCGATGCAAAATAAGCGACAGGTTTACTAAAAAAGAAAAATTTCGGATGATTAAGATTTCCCCCGGAATTCCAGCTGTCTTTCAAAGCAATATTTAATCAGTTTTTGACGCTCCTGATCAGCGATTTCCTCATATTTCAGCATAATGAGTTTGCGACCGTTTTCCATCTGCTGAATGCGCACAATTTCAGATTGGAACGGAACATGCTCCTGAGTACCGTTTTTATATGGAACTAAAATCCAGCAAGACAATGATTCTCCTTCTTCAAGATGATGAGTTCCCTGGGTGTGAAAAGAAACACCCCCACCTCCTACATCATGTGTCTCTGCTACAAATCTGGACTCGTTCGCACCATGCTTTACAGCAATTTCCAAGTTGGCCTTAACCCGAAGAAAGTTTCGACGCTGAATTTTGCTGATGCTGTCTGGAGCAGGTTTGTGGATACGAATCATCCGGAGGATATCCTCTTTGAAACCCGTAACGTGGGTATTAAAATAATTTTTAATCCCACCCTCGCTCAAAAAAAATATAGACAGTTCTTCCCCTAGAAACAATTTTTTCAAATGCCCACTTGTTTGTGACATAGGAATTTCAATTAAAAAGTTCTGTGACTCCTCTTCTGCAATACGAGACTTAAATTCAAAAATCTCGTCCTTATGGTCAGTACCTGCCACTTGTATGTATAACACATCATTAATTTTGGGAAACAAATGATCCACCATCCTTGTCCATTAAAAGCTCTAATTAAGGTATATAATACCACGACTTTGTGCCTATATTAAGCATAATATTTGTTTGATCTATGACTAAAGCACAAAAAACCTCCTTCATGAAGGAGGTTTAGAGTGACTATTGATTCATTTTCATGTAATCAACTAGACATTACTTGCAGTAACCTGAGGTTCATCTGAATCTTTAACCTCTTCAATCGTTTCTTCCATCCCCGTATTGGCGTTAATGTATATCCGGTAAACGGAACCATTGATTTTACCACCAAATTCATAACAGAGAACTTCATTCGAAAGTTCATTTTCAATTAAGGCTTTACGGTGGTAAGTTTCACGAAACTCAGGATTCAATTTTGCTCGTGCTGCATTCAAATTCAATTTCGCTTGCGGTATGCGGCGGAGATGACTATGCTCATACACATAATCACTGGCTTGAAAACCGATCACTTGTCCGTTATCAAGGCCTGATCTGACTGCGATTTTTTCTGGATAGATAATCACATCCCCTTGTTGGCTCACAAATGTAATGTTAGCTAAATTCCCGCTTTCATCATACGCAACGGGCTTCATGTCTTTGTAACCTTTTTGTTCAAGGTATTCACTAGCATAGCGAATCGCTTCATTACGTGTTGCTTTCTTAGGACCTACTGCCCTCATGTCATGATAAGAAATAAGCTTGCCGCCTTTTTTCGTAAAATCCATACTGGCCACAGGCTGCTTCTTATTTAGCAGGGTAGCTGTATAAGATGCCCATTCCGTTCCTTTACCGTTTTCGTTCACCCTGATCTGACTTTCCGGTTTTCCTGTAAATTCAGCAGCATTTTGTTTAATTTGTTCTGCATTTACTGGCGGGAGACTCAATTTTTTCACAGAGCGTTTATCATAGATGCTGGCTACAGACGGTCCCCAATCCAGCTCTTTATAGTTTTCCACCTTTTTGTCCACGGTTTTAAAGCCATCAATAATGGTGTTGTCCTTCGGCCCAGTTTGAGAACCTGCCGCCATATCCACATCCGTCCAGCGCAAATTTTTGCTAATGACTTTCTGCTGCACTTCCTGCATGTTTTTCGAAATTTCTTTGGAATTGTTATACAACGTTTTCAGGTTCGAAATTTCTTTCTCGTTTAAAGGCTCGTGATCCAGATCACGGACAGCGGTCTGATACGAAAATGCAGATAGATGTGACAG
The Paenibacillus peoriae DNA segment above includes these coding regions:
- a CDS encoding lysophospholipid acyltransferase family protein; amino-acid sequence: MIYTVCASILRLIYRVLFRLEAVGRENVPAEGGVLLCSNHISNLDPPTVGILLKRKVHFMAKAELFNVPVLGPLIGKLGAFPVKRGGVSKESIKLALNILRDGKVMGIFPEGSRGAGGIGKKGAASFALRSGAAAVPVAIIGDYKLFRKTKVLYGKPVNLEAYQKGADIEGDPLELATEAIMSRIRTMKETGKPTNN
- the cmk gene encoding (d)CMP kinase, which codes for MARQHVSSINKINVAIDGPAGAGKSTVARLVAKTLSYVYVDTGAMYRAATWYMMRKEIPAENVQKVLQHVPELVIELVPDPTGQKVYCNGEDVTTVIRSMEVTSNVSQYSSIAGLRTRLTENQREMAARKGVVMDGRDIGTTVLPDAEVKVFMTASVQERASRRFKELSETDDITLEQLERDIAARDKLDEEREVSPLRCSEDAIVLDTTQMGIQDVVDMIVSYCLTEKDGEISQ
- a CDS encoding flagellar brake protein produces the protein MFPKINDVLYIQVAGTDHKDEIFEFKSRIAEEESQNFLIEIPMSQTSGHLKKLFLGEELSIFFLSEGGIKNYFNTHVTGFKEDILRMIRIHKPAPDSISKIQRRNFLRVKANLEIAVKHGANESRFVAETHDVGGGGVSFHTQGTHHLEEGESLSCWILVPYKNGTQEHVPFQSEIVRIQQMENGRKLIMLKYEEIADQERQKLIKYCFERQLEFRGKS
- the ypeB gene encoding germination protein YpeB, which produces MYKRLSSVLFPVVTLMMIGAFVWGYQQSQMRKEVSLQANSMSIKAENQYQRAFHDLSFHMDQLHSQLGNAVAVHNTSHAMHRKCLMNVWRITSEAQNEVNQLPLNVMPFNHAKDLLSHLSAFSYQTAVRDLDHEPLNEKEISNLKTLYNNSKEISKNMQEVQQKVISKNLRWTDVDMAAGSQTGPKDNTIIDGFKTVDKKVENYKELDWGPSVASIYDKRSVKKLSLPPVNAEQIKQNAAEFTGKPESQIRVNENGKGTEWASYTATLLNKKQPVASMDFTKKGGKLISYHDMRAVGPKKATRNEAIRYASEYLEQKGYKDMKPVAYDESGNLANITFVSQQGDVIIYPEKIAVRSGLDNGQVIGFQASDYVYEHSHLRRIPQAKLNLNAARAKLNPEFRETYHRKALIENELSNEVLCYEFGGKINGSVYRIYINANTGMEETIEEVKDSDEPQVTASNV